A part of Sus scrofa isolate TJ Tabasco breed Duroc chromosome 15, Sscrofa11.1, whole genome shotgun sequence genomic DNA contains:
- the NEU2 gene encoding sialidase-2: MASCPVLHKETVFQTGAHAYRIPALLYLPQQKTLLAFAEKRASKKDEHAKLIVLRRGSYDASTRQVRWHPQEAVAQAQLEGHRSMNPSPLYDKKTGTLFLFFIAIPGQVSEHHQLQTRVNLTRLCQVTSTDHGRSWSPARDLTDSVIGPAHKDWATFAVGPGHCLQLHNQTQSLLVPAYAYRNLPFPRAPAPSAFCLVSHDHGHTWARGSFVALDTLECQVAEVGDAEQRVVYLNARSRLQARVQAQSTNGGLDFGETQPVKQLVEPPHGCQGSIISFPSPRGGPDSPHQWLLYTHPTDPKRRSNLGVYLNRQAPAPLAWSEPALLATGSCAYSDLQSMGAGPDGSPQFGCLYESNDYEEIVFVMFTLKQAFPAAFLLQ, encoded by the exons atGGCGTCCTGCCCCGTCCTGCACAAGGAGACTGTGTTCCAGACCGGAGCCCACGCCTACAGAATCCCCGCTCTGCTCTACTTGCCTCAGCAGAAGACCCTGCTGGCCTTTGCGGAGAAGCGGGCGAGCAAGAAGGACGAGCACGCGAAGCTGATTGTCCTGCGCAGGGGAAGCTACGATGCGTCCACCCGCCAGGTCCGG TGGCACCCGCAGGAGGCGGTGGCCCAAGCCCAGCTGGAGGGCCACCGGTCCATGAACCCCAGCCCCCTGTATGACAAGAAGACGGGgacccttttcctcttcttcattgCCATCCCCGGGCAGGTGTCTGAGCACCACCAGCTCCAGACCAGGGTCAACTTGACACGGCTGTGCCAGGTCACCAGCACAGACCATGGGAGGTCCTGGAGCCCCGCCAGAGACCTCACGGACTCCGTCATTGGCCCGGCCCACAAGGACTGGGCCACTTTCGCGGTGGGCCCGGGCCACTGCCTGCAGCTGCACAACCAGACGCAGAGCCTGCTGGTGCCAGCCTACGCTTACCGCAACCTCCCCTTTCCGCGGGCACCCGCCCCCTCCGCCTTCTGCTTGGTCAGCCATGACCACGGGCACACGTGGGCACGAGGCAGCTTCGTGGCCCTGGACACCCTGGAGTGCCAGGTGGCCGAAGTCGGAGATGCAGAACAGAGGGTGGTGTATCTGAACGCGAGGAGCCGCCTCCAAGCCAGGGTCCAGGCCCAGAGCACCAACGGCGGGCTCGATTTCGGGGAGACCCAGCCAGTAAAGCAGCTCGTGGAGCCTCCGCACGGCTGCCAGGGGAGCATCATCAGCTTCCCCAGCCCCCGAGGGGGGCCGGACTCCCCACACCAGTGGCTGCTCTACACCCACCCGACTGACCCGAAGCGAAGATCCAACCTGGGCGTGTACCTGAACCGACAGGCCCCCGCGCCCTTGGCCTGGTCAGAGCCCGCCCTGCTGGCCACGGGCAGCTGCGCTTACTCAGACCTCCAGAGCATGGGCGCCGGCCCCGACGGGTCACCCCAGTTTGGGTGTCTGTATGAATCAAATGATTATGAGGAGATTGTCTTTGTCATGTTCACCCTGAAACAAGCCTTCCCAGCTGCATTTTTGCTGCAATGA